One window of the Acidobacteriota bacterium genome contains the following:
- a CDS encoding Brp/Blh family beta-carotene 15,15'-dioxygenase, with amino-acid sequence MRPELSAQRTHRRWVAVVPWLLALLAPQPSASIQIALLALGVAFLGLPHGALDHRVARPLLANRWGSGWLPLFLVAYLAVAALVLAAWWWIPALTLVGFLLLSIVHFGADAAGDTGGSLHSMALHGGLPVVFPCAFHSQEVAALFGALVPGARWAEEVARIGWIGAVLWCLLFAVAALRREQPLGDLWMLAGLALMFWRLPPLLAFAVYFCGVHSIHHLLEVVREEAPAGEEGLNWLLREALPLTTLTLLLVVSVAPAVSADSTLTEGTVRMIFWVLAALTVPHMGLLWVWNRARRQGLADSVRTDRKASFSGSSVPSQSR; translated from the coding sequence ATGCGACCTGAGTTGTCCGCTCAGCGGACCCACCGCCGCTGGGTGGCGGTCGTGCCTTGGCTGCTGGCGCTGCTGGCGCCACAGCCCTCGGCGTCGATTCAGATCGCCTTGCTGGCTCTCGGGGTAGCGTTTCTTGGCTTGCCTCATGGCGCGCTCGATCATCGCGTCGCGCGGCCCTTGCTGGCGAATCGCTGGGGTTCTGGGTGGCTACCGCTCTTCTTGGTGGCCTACCTCGCCGTCGCCGCCCTCGTCCTGGCCGCCTGGTGGTGGATTCCGGCGCTCACCCTGGTGGGATTCCTGCTCTTGTCGATCGTCCACTTCGGCGCCGACGCCGCCGGCGACACCGGCGGCAGCCTGCATTCCATGGCCCTCCACGGCGGCCTGCCGGTGGTTTTTCCCTGCGCCTTCCATTCGCAAGAGGTGGCGGCTCTCTTCGGAGCGCTCGTTCCCGGCGCCCGGTGGGCGGAAGAGGTTGCCCGTATCGGCTGGATAGGAGCCGTTCTATGGTGCCTGCTCTTCGCGGTTGCCGCCCTGCGGCGAGAGCAGCCGTTGGGCGATCTTTGGATGCTGGCCGGTTTGGCGCTGATGTTCTGGCGCTTGCCGCCGCTCCTGGCCTTCGCGGTCTACTTCTGCGGCGTTCACTCGATCCATCATCTGCTCGAAGTCGTCCGCGAAGAGGCGCCGGCCGGAGAAGAGGGACTGAACTGGCTGCTGCGGGAGGCTTTGCCGTTGACGACCTTGACGCTCTTGCTCGTGGTGAGCGTCGCACCCGCCGTGAGCGCCGACTCGACGCTGACGGAAGGCACGGTGCGGATGATCTTTTGGGTCCTCGCGGCCCTGACGGTGCCGCATATGGGACTGCTATGGGTATGGAACCGCGCCCGGCGTCAGGGCCTCGCCGACTCGGTGAGGACGGACCGGAAGGCGTCCTTCTCGGGCAGTTCAGTACCGTCGCAATCCAGGTGA
- a CDS encoding CBS domain-containing protein: MSRNVIRAQPHHTVAHVRGLLERNKLHAVPVVNSDDQPVGIVSAVDLLAANDGTPITKVMTDRVYTIPEYNSVHQAARLMRNQRIHHAVVTHEKAIVGIISSFDLLRLVEDHRFVVKPGPTPKKRS, translated from the coding sequence ATGTCCAGAAACGTCATCCGAGCCCAGCCGCATCACACGGTGGCCCACGTCCGCGGTCTCCTGGAGCGCAACAAGCTCCATGCCGTCCCGGTGGTGAATTCCGACGATCAGCCGGTCGGGATCGTCTCGGCCGTGGACCTATTGGCCGCGAACGACGGAACGCCGATCACCAAAGTGATGACGGACCGGGTCTACACCATTCCCGAGTACAACAGCGTCCACCAGGCCGCACGGCTGATGCGTAACCAGCGCATTCATCACGCCGTCGTGACTCACGAGAAAGCGATCGTCGGCATCATCAGTTCTTTTGACCTGCTCCGCCTGGTGGAAGACCACCGCTTTGTGGTGAAGCCGGGACCGACCCCCAAGAAGAGGTCGTGA
- a CDS encoding response regulator: MVDDEADLVWTLSQHLQRERPEVDFKGFSNPVEALQEINAYPPDLLITDLRMPGINGLELVLVARQRVPDLRVVLITAFGSESARAEARRLGSVEFVEKPFDLQDLLKHIDGALANGERFSGEISLPLFSDLIQIVALSRETGALSVIHGDEGGKVWFADGNLVHCEVGEMVGAKAFQKLLSWNNGEFRMSLGEESPEQTIDESIDHLLLDSLTALDEEAAGVGRPTEDGSEGEAIVHPEAEGRTSPVESARARWQRCPMSRELPAACWLLAMSLRDGTAQVLHGSGRGDRSVPFGDWLFDLMESALLLQPGRRTGRLEAVEQDLGWCVGWNADKELALVFAQLAGGPAGLVAFRANGAGVTRVLLG; encoded by the coding sequence ATGGTCGACGATGAGGCGGATCTCGTCTGGACGCTGTCGCAGCACCTTCAGCGAGAGCGGCCGGAGGTGGATTTCAAGGGTTTTTCGAACCCGGTCGAGGCCCTCCAGGAGATCAACGCGTACCCTCCGGATTTGCTGATTACCGATCTGAGAATGCCGGGGATCAACGGTCTCGAACTTGTGCTGGTGGCGCGCCAGAGGGTGCCGGATCTTCGGGTGGTTCTGATCACCGCCTTCGGCTCGGAATCCGCCCGGGCCGAAGCCCGTCGCCTGGGCTCCGTCGAATTCGTTGAGAAACCGTTTGATCTCCAGGATCTCCTGAAGCACATTGACGGCGCGCTGGCGAACGGCGAGCGATTCTCCGGCGAAATATCCCTTCCCCTTTTCAGTGACCTCATTCAGATCGTCGCCCTTTCGCGGGAAACCGGCGCGCTGTCGGTGATTCACGGCGACGAGGGCGGCAAGGTGTGGTTCGCCGACGGCAATCTGGTGCACTGCGAGGTTGGCGAGATGGTAGGTGCCAAAGCCTTCCAGAAACTTCTGAGCTGGAACAACGGGGAGTTCCGGATGAGCTTGGGGGAGGAGTCGCCGGAGCAAACCATTGACGAATCCATCGACCATTTGCTCCTCGACAGCCTGACGGCCCTCGACGAGGAGGCGGCCGGCGTCGGGCGGCCAACGGAGGACGGGAGCGAAGGTGAGGCGATCGTCCATCCCGAGGCGGAGGGCCGAACGTCGCCGGTCGAGTCGGCTCGGGCCCGATGGCAGCGATGCCCGATGTCCAGAGAGCTTCCCGCCGCCTGTTGGCTCCTTGCAATGTCGTTGCGTGACGGGACAGCCCAAGTGCTCCACGGTAGTGGTCGAGGCGACCGGTCGGTGCCTTTCGGCGATTGGCTGTTCGATCTCATGGAAAGTGCTTTGTTGCTGCAGCCAGGGAGGAGGACCGGTCGCCTGGAAGCGGTCGAGCAGGATCTGGGCTGGTGTGTCGGCTGGAACGCGGACAAGGAGTTGGCGTTGGTCTTTGCCCAACTCGCCGGTGGTCCGGCCGGTCTGGTGGCGTTTCGAGCGAACGGAGCCGGGGTGACCCGGGTGTTGTTGGGGTGA
- a CDS encoding bacteriorhodopsin, with protein sequence MMFSLALITQYFYWIAFLCLASGTIYFLMERSSLLEEYRSTATAAAIVCFVAACNYWVMQDMVGRDGSIESILNFPTEFRYLDWLITTPLILTKFPSLLGFDEERRPMLVTLIFADLVMIITGFAGEQAINRAGGAFSPLGVGMFIASASAFLFIVYLLYTVVTTAARGKLQPIQDGLRKLKLFIAIGWTIYPIGYLVSMFGIGPEGQVLRELIYNIADVINKVGFGLVAVFAVRQVSRDQSIRKAIADL encoded by the coding sequence ATGATGTTTAGTTTGGCTTTGATCACCCAGTATTTCTACTGGATTGCTTTTCTGTGTTTGGCTTCCGGAACGATCTACTTTCTGATGGAGCGGAGTTCACTGCTCGAGGAGTATCGCTCGACGGCTACCGCGGCGGCCATCGTTTGTTTCGTGGCGGCCTGTAACTACTGGGTGATGCAGGACATGGTGGGACGCGACGGGTCGATTGAATCGATCCTCAACTTTCCGACCGAGTTCCGCTACCTCGACTGGTTGATCACCACACCCTTGATCCTGACCAAGTTCCCGTCGCTGCTGGGGTTCGATGAAGAGCGTCGGCCGATGCTTGTGACGCTGATCTTCGCAGACTTGGTGATGATCATCACCGGCTTCGCTGGCGAACAGGCGATCAACCGGGCCGGTGGAGCGTTCTCGCCCCTGGGGGTCGGCATGTTCATCGCTTCGGCGTCGGCCTTCCTGTTCATCGTTTATTTGCTCTATACGGTGGTGACGACCGCCGCTCGGGGCAAACTGCAGCCCATCCAGGACGGCCTGAGGAAGCTCAAGTTGTTCATCGCGATCGGCTGGACGATCTATCCCATCGGCTATCTGGTCTCGATGTTCGGCATCGGTCCCGAGGGACAGGTGCTGCGCGAGCTGATCTACAACATTGCCGACGTCATCAACAAGGTCGGCTTCGGTCTGGTCGCGGTGTTCGCCGTGCGCCAGGTGTCGCGCGATCAGTCGATCCGCAAGGCGATCGCCGACCTGTGA
- the crtI gene encoding phytoene desaturase family protein, with protein MTDERSGTVASRRARRPGHSVVVGGGFGGIAAALRLRAQGGEVTLVDRLPELGGRARVFRRGGFTFDAGPTVITAPFLFEELFALFGKQLEDYATLVPVEPWYRMMFDDGSTFDYGGSVEDTLAEIERFEPRDREGYLTLLAHSRRLFEKGFEELADRPFSSWRDMLRVLPDLLRLRADRTVFDLVSRHLKDPRLRQAFSLHPLLVGGNPFTTTSIYSLIHSLERRWGIHFPLGGTGALVSALGRLMEEQGVQVRLGTTVERIDVAAGGSHRGRARGVVLEDGEVISADRVVAAADPAFVYRHLVEPRHRRRWSDRRIDRMRLSMGLFVLYFGTDRTYPDVAHHTILFGPRYRELLEDIFQNRELAPDFSLYLHRPTATDPSLAPAGHDGFYVLSPVPHLGADIDWPVEGPRYRERILEHLEGRLLPNLRRHLVDDFWVTPRYFQDELLSHRGAGFSVQPILRQSAWFRFHNRSEDIDGLYFVGAGTHPGAGVPGVLSSAKVLTRVLADEAVDR; from the coding sequence GTGACCGACGAGCGGTCGGGGACGGTGGCGAGTCGGCGAGCACGCCGACCTGGGCATTCGGTGGTGGTGGGCGGCGGTTTCGGAGGAATCGCCGCCGCCCTCCGCCTGCGGGCCCAGGGTGGAGAGGTCACCCTCGTCGACCGCCTGCCGGAACTGGGTGGTCGCGCTCGGGTCTTCCGGCGCGGTGGCTTTACCTTCGACGCTGGGCCGACGGTGATCACCGCCCCCTTCCTGTTCGAGGAGCTCTTCGCCCTCTTTGGGAAACAGCTAGAGGACTACGCGACCCTGGTGCCCGTCGAGCCCTGGTACCGGATGATGTTCGACGATGGCTCGACCTTCGACTACGGCGGCAGCGTGGAGGACACGCTGGCGGAGATCGAGCGCTTCGAGCCGCGGGACCGCGAAGGCTACCTGACGCTGTTGGCGCACTCTCGCCGGCTGTTCGAGAAGGGTTTCGAGGAACTGGCGGATCGGCCCTTCAGTTCGTGGCGGGACATGCTGCGGGTGCTGCCGGACCTCCTTCGCCTGCGGGCAGACCGCACGGTGTTCGATTTGGTGTCGCGCCACCTCAAGGATCCGAGATTGCGCCAGGCCTTTTCCCTCCACCCGCTGCTGGTCGGCGGCAATCCCTTCACCACCACCAGCATTTACAGCTTGATTCACTCTTTGGAGCGGCGGTGGGGAATCCACTTCCCCCTCGGCGGCACCGGTGCCTTGGTGTCGGCCCTCGGTCGGTTGATGGAGGAGCAAGGAGTACAGGTGCGTTTGGGCACCACCGTCGAGCGCATCGACGTGGCCGCTGGCGGAAGTCATCGCGGCCGAGCGCGCGGAGTGGTGCTCGAAGATGGGGAAGTGATCTCCGCCGACCGGGTGGTGGCGGCGGCGGATCCCGCCTTTGTCTACCGGCATCTCGTCGAGCCGCGCCATCGCCGCCGCTGGAGTGACCGGCGCATCGATCGGATGCGACTCTCTATGGGACTGTTCGTGCTGTACTTCGGTACCGACCGAACGTACCCGGATGTCGCCCACCACACGATCCTGTTCGGCCCGCGCTATCGCGAGTTGCTCGAGGACATCTTTCAAAACCGGGAGTTGGCGCCTGATTTCAGCCTCTACCTCCACCGGCCGACGGCGACGGATCCTTCTCTCGCTCCGGCCGGTCATGACGGCTTCTACGTGCTGTCGCCGGTGCCGCATCTGGGGGCCGACATCGACTGGCCGGTGGAGGGGCCGCGCTACCGGGAACGCATCCTGGAACATCTCGAGGGCCGCCTCTTGCCCAATCTACGGCGGCATCTGGTGGACGATTTCTGGGTGACCCCGCGATATTTCCAGGACGAGCTGCTGAGCCATCGAGGGGCGGGTTTTTCGGTGCAGCCGATCTTGCGCCAGTCGGCTTGGTTCCGCTTCCACAACCGCTCGGAAGATATCGACGGCCTGTATTTCGTCGGCGCCGGTACCCATCCCGGGGCGGGCGTTCCGGGGGTTCTGTCTTCGGCCAAGGTGCTCACCCGGGTCCTCGCCGACGAGGCGGTGGATCGATGA
- a CDS encoding AAA family ATPase — protein sequence MPERTPWEKLGREGRLFLDPCVDDPAEFLDCDNQGLLQVHPEASGDWGKVSAQTTIDLIGLNRTELIKARRERIEEYDRSLGKVEEASALDEEFLSDRAPYALACRRWRLRRRPRMASISPDRSLGVSAVRGSTPAAEPTIRQEPVSVDFSLDAAPKLERLTSYLERIVIENFQPIARLEIEPPTSAVAEDLGEALEQEVSVESTREDPDPVVDGVGWSVVLGENGCGKSSYLKAVALGLVGEEQANALLKVWDVEAGDLQRRVPRSSDEEPAPMRVHLELSGRPHQIIYRLDSEGIHFEKGAEGVSTVVRGYGTSRLPPRRKEGLPDAPPLAKVDNLFDPHATLINAEAWLLEQDDETFERAATALSDLFGLGEGEVYKTERPRQVRVRRGNTREPLSQLSDGYQALTGLVADLMAAVPRGVSDFHEETGIVLLDELGVHLHPRWRMSVVQSLRRAFPRFQFLCTTHEPLCLRGLNDGEVAVMRRSSEGWSMLEEDVPPVRGLRIDQLLTSRHFGLHTTIDPDLDQKFTEYYDLRARQPRGAVDEQRFEQLKRELDPYRALGYTRRDQLVYEFIDDFLAEEGFLEANGRLNSVERRKLKGETKKKVLDVWRRVELANR from the coding sequence GTGCCGGAACGGACCCCGTGGGAGAAACTCGGCAGGGAGGGGCGCCTGTTTCTAGACCCGTGCGTTGACGACCCAGCCGAATTCCTCGACTGTGACAACCAGGGGCTGCTGCAGGTACATCCGGAGGCATCTGGCGATTGGGGCAAGGTGAGCGCCCAGACAACGATCGACTTGATCGGCCTCAACCGCACTGAACTCATCAAGGCCCGCCGCGAGCGTATTGAGGAGTACGACAGATCCCTCGGCAAGGTCGAGGAGGCTTCTGCCTTGGATGAGGAGTTCCTGTCAGATCGTGCCCCGTATGCCCTTGCCTGCCGCCGGTGGCGGCTTCGCCGACGGCCGCGTATGGCGTCGATCAGCCCTGATCGTTCGTTGGGAGTGTCGGCAGTGCGTGGCTCTACACCTGCTGCGGAACCGACCATTCGGCAGGAGCCGGTCTCCGTCGACTTTTCGCTCGACGCGGCGCCGAAGCTCGAACGGCTCACCTCGTACCTCGAGCGCATCGTGATCGAGAACTTCCAGCCGATCGCCAGGCTCGAGATCGAACCGCCGACGAGCGCCGTGGCGGAGGACCTCGGTGAGGCCCTGGAACAGGAAGTCTCGGTGGAATCCACTCGAGAGGATCCCGATCCGGTGGTCGACGGCGTGGGTTGGAGCGTCGTCTTGGGGGAAAACGGCTGCGGCAAGAGCAGTTACCTCAAGGCCGTGGCCCTTGGCCTGGTGGGCGAAGAGCAGGCCAATGCGCTTTTGAAGGTGTGGGACGTCGAGGCGGGCGATCTCCAGCGCCGCGTGCCGCGGAGTTCCGACGAGGAACCGGCGCCGATGCGCGTCCACCTCGAGCTCTCGGGCCGGCCGCACCAGATCATCTACCGCCTCGATAGCGAGGGCATCCACTTCGAGAAGGGCGCCGAGGGCGTCAGTACCGTGGTGCGGGGCTACGGTACGAGCCGCCTACCGCCGCGCCGCAAAGAAGGTCTGCCCGATGCGCCGCCCCTCGCCAAGGTCGACAATCTGTTCGACCCGCACGCCACGCTGATCAACGCCGAAGCCTGGTTGTTGGAGCAAGACGATGAGACCTTCGAGCGCGCCGCCACGGCCCTTAGCGATCTTTTCGGTCTGGGCGAGGGAGAGGTCTACAAAACGGAACGCCCCCGCCAGGTCAGGGTGCGCCGCGGCAACACCCGCGAGCCGCTGTCGCAGCTCTCGGACGGCTACCAGGCGCTCACCGGCCTGGTGGCCGATCTGATGGCCGCCGTACCGCGCGGGGTGAGCGACTTCCACGAGGAAACCGGCATCGTGCTGCTCGACGAACTCGGTGTCCATCTTCACCCGCGCTGGCGCATGAGCGTCGTCCAGTCCTTGCGCCGGGCCTTTCCGCGGTTTCAGTTTCTCTGCACCACCCACGAACCGCTTTGCCTGCGAGGCCTCAACGATGGCGAAGTCGCCGTCATGCGCCGCTCGTCGGAAGGCTGGTCGATGCTCGAGGAGGACGTGCCGCCGGTTCGTGGTCTGCGCATCGATCAGCTCTTGACCTCGCGGCATTTCGGCCTCCACACCACGATCGACCCGGATCTCGACCAAAAGTTCACCGAGTACTACGACTTGCGGGCGCGCCAGCCGCGCGGCGCGGTCGATGAGCAGAGGTTCGAGCAACTCAAACGCGAACTCGACCCCTACCGGGCTCTCGGCTATACCCGGCGCGATCAGCTCGTCTATGAATTCATCGACGACTTTCTCGCCGAGGAAGGATTCCTGGAGGCGAACGGTCGGTTGAACTCCGTGGAGCGCAGGAAGCTCAAAGGCGAGACCAAGAAAAAGGTCCTCGACGTGTGGCGCCGAGTGGAGTTGGCGAATCGATGA
- a CDS encoding phytoene/squalene synthase family protein, producing MTSVPGNSMAVGAAGSMACMRRHGSTFSWAGGLLPADRRRDISHLYSFCRTVDDWVDNASDPASRQIAAERLAMLRQDLTCGAGRLALGAQLLNLAACYRFRVAPALALIDGVAQDLEPQQGFARLSELLRYAYRVAGTVGEMTCSILGGDDPAAVPFAIDLGIAMQLTNIARDVLEDAERGRLYLPRELLPSPATPGTLVAGDDPARESAWSGVRSLLEVAERYYRSADLGVALLPWRSRPTVMVASRVYEAIGLEVLDGGSRRYWQGRARVGRAGRLWHTARALGALGSYGSLRQVRRRHEASLHAALVGLSGALQ from the coding sequence ATGACCTCCGTGCCGGGTAACTCGATGGCGGTGGGAGCGGCCGGGTCGATGGCCTGCATGCGCCGCCACGGCTCCACCTTTTCCTGGGCGGGGGGACTTCTACCGGCGGACCGGCGGCGGGACATCTCCCACCTCTACAGCTTCTGCCGGACCGTCGACGATTGGGTGGACAACGCATCCGATCCGGCCTCCCGGCAGATCGCAGCGGAGCGCCTCGCCATGCTGCGCCAGGACCTGACCTGCGGCGCCGGGCGTCTGGCCCTCGGTGCGCAACTTTTGAACCTGGCGGCTTGCTATCGCTTCCGGGTCGCTCCGGCTCTGGCGTTGATCGACGGAGTAGCGCAGGATCTTGAGCCCCAGCAGGGTTTCGCCCGACTGTCGGAACTCCTGCGCTATGCCTATCGGGTGGCAGGGACCGTCGGCGAGATGACCTGCTCGATTCTCGGTGGTGACGATCCCGCCGCGGTCCCCTTCGCGATCGATCTCGGCATCGCCATGCAGCTCACCAACATCGCCCGCGACGTGTTGGAAGACGCCGAGCGCGGGCGATTGTATCTGCCTCGCGAACTCCTGCCGTCGCCGGCAACTCCGGGGACGCTGGTAGCCGGCGACGACCCGGCGCGGGAAAGCGCCTGGTCCGGCGTCCGGTCCCTTCTGGAGGTCGCCGAGCGGTACTATCGCAGCGCCGATCTGGGAGTCGCCCTGTTGCCCTGGCGCAGCCGTCCGACGGTGATGGTGGCGAGCCGGGTCTACGAAGCCATCGGCCTGGAGGTCCTGGATGGCGGTTCCCGCCGCTATTGGCAGGGCCGAGCGCGGGTCGGCCGCGCCGGACGCCTCTGGCATACGGCCCGGGCCTTGGGTGCACTGGGCTCCTATGGGTCACTGCGCCAGGTGCGCCGCCGCCACGAGGCATCTCTTCACGCGGCCCTGGTCGGATTGAGCGGGGCGCTGCAGTGA
- a CDS encoding copper chaperone PCu(A)C, whose product MKIFSGVAGLLLLLSGPPILADTPWDAEYFPNVPLTTHRGETVHFFDDLIDDKVVVINFIYTVCPDTCPLETARLAKVQELLGDRVGDDIFMYSITIDPENDTPEVLAQYAERYRAGPGWTFLTGDEADITLLRQKLGLYIEEIQDGSNNHNLNLIIGNQATGQWMKRSPFENPYVLATQIGSWLTGWKAPPRALLDYAAAPKVRDISQGEHLFRTRCSTCHTIGNGEEGLPEGLRGPDLLDVTQRREPAWLERWIAEPDVMLEERDPIAMGLYAKYDELPMPNMRLSPVDVEDLIRFIDSEGRRVRMQRAREKNRQRDTVALASHSAVKTRAGSTAQPTAPAGDVVAVMNAWVREAHPDAKAHGGYMTLINVGAEEVTLIALASPQYEEVEMHEMAHENGMMRMRERSQIVIPGGGQARFEPGGQHLMLKSPKVALVSGEPVELTLTFLSGRKQAVTVKVEDR is encoded by the coding sequence ATGAAGATCTTCAGTGGTGTTGCCGGGCTGCTGCTGCTTCTGAGCGGCCCGCCGATCCTGGCCGACACGCCGTGGGACGCCGAGTATTTCCCCAACGTGCCGCTCACCACTCACCGAGGGGAAACCGTGCACTTTTTCGACGATTTGATCGACGACAAAGTGGTGGTGATCAACTTCATCTACACCGTCTGCCCCGACACCTGCCCGCTCGAAACCGCCCGTCTGGCGAAAGTCCAGGAACTCCTCGGTGACCGGGTCGGCGACGACATCTTCATGTACTCGATCACCATCGATCCGGAAAACGATACGCCCGAGGTGCTGGCTCAGTATGCCGAGCGCTACCGCGCTGGGCCGGGCTGGACCTTCCTGACCGGCGACGAAGCGGACATCACCCTGCTGCGCCAGAAGCTCGGCTTGTATATTGAAGAGATCCAGGACGGCTCGAACAACCACAACTTGAATTTGATCATCGGCAACCAGGCGACGGGGCAGTGGATGAAACGCTCGCCCTTCGAAAACCCCTACGTCCTCGCCACTCAGATCGGCAGTTGGTTGACCGGCTGGAAGGCGCCACCGCGGGCTCTTCTCGACTATGCGGCGGCTCCCAAGGTGAGGGACATTTCGCAGGGCGAGCACCTCTTTCGCACCCGCTGCTCCACCTGTCACACCATCGGTAACGGAGAAGAGGGGCTACCCGAAGGGCTGCGCGGTCCCGACCTGTTGGACGTCACGCAGCGACGTGAGCCGGCCTGGCTGGAGCGCTGGATCGCGGAGCCGGATGTGATGCTGGAGGAGCGCGATCCCATCGCCATGGGCCTGTACGCCAAATACGATGAACTGCCCATGCCCAACATGCGCCTGAGCCCGGTGGATGTGGAGGATCTGATCCGATTCATCGACAGCGAGGGCCGGCGGGTGCGCATGCAGCGGGCCCGGGAGAAGAACCGCCAGCGCGACACCGTCGCCCTGGCCTCTCACTCGGCAGTCAAGACCCGAGCCGGTAGTACCGCCCAGCCAACCGCCCCGGCGGGCGACGTGGTGGCGGTGATGAACGCATGGGTCCGTGAGGCCCATCCGGATGCCAAGGCCCACGGCGGCTACATGACGCTGATCAACGTGGGTGCTGAGGAAGTCACCCTCATCGCTCTTGCCAGCCCGCAGTACGAAGAGGTGGAGATGCACGAGATGGCCCACGAAAACGGCATGATGAGAATGCGGGAGCGATCGCAGATCGTCATCCCCGGTGGTGGACAAGCGCGCTTCGAGCCGGGCGGTCAGCACCTGATGCTCAAAAGTCCGAAGGTGGCTCTGGTGAGCGGCGAACCGGTGGAATTGACCTTGACCTTCCTAAGCGGCAGGAAGCAGGCGGTGACCGTGAAGGTGGAGGATCGGTAG
- a CDS encoding CBS domain-containing protein, with translation MTADREIPPMGAVMTPFPHAIDIDAPLTDARRMMVEHEIRHLPVKEDGKLVGLVTDRDLKLVASLRPQSSNRAGEIRVRSACVFDVYTAKMSTPVTEVAAEMHRRRIGSTLITKEGRLAGIFTANDACRVLTEVLGGSIADPPRDQGAA, from the coding sequence GTGACGGCGGACCGCGAGATTCCGCCGATGGGCGCGGTGATGACGCCCTTTCCGCACGCCATCGACATCGACGCGCCACTCACCGACGCGCGCCGCATGATGGTGGAGCACGAGATCCGCCATCTACCCGTCAAAGAAGATGGCAAGCTCGTGGGTCTGGTGACGGACCGCGACCTCAAGCTGGTGGCGAGCCTACGGCCCCAGAGTTCGAACCGGGCAGGTGAGATCCGAGTGCGCTCGGCGTGCGTCTTCGACGTCTACACTGCGAAGATGTCGACGCCGGTCACCGAAGTTGCGGCCGAGATGCACCGTCGGCGGATCGGGTCGACGCTGATCACCAAGGAGGGTCGCTTGGCGGGCATCTTCACCGCTAACGATGCCTGTCGGGTACTGACGGAAGTGCTCGGCGGCTCCATCGCCGACCCTCCGAGGGACCAGGGCGCCGCCTGA
- a CDS encoding lycopene cyclase family protein, giving the protein MAGTDYDIVIAGAGLAGISMAWRLAEPEFEHLRVLIVEPRTSYSRDRTWCFWKVHDQPFQHLIRRAWMGWRVVSEDSVESISDPSAPLYQHLSSNALYEAFVERLESCRHIDLKLGVKVDAVFESGDGRHLRVVADEHEWTARLVLDSRPPVAGEAALVQRFRGWEVETEEPVFDPKRLTLMDFRVEQQPEVGTHFVYVLPFNPRRALVEDTWIGSSSAAAPDFDRHLAYYLEHRLGAKSWVRGWSEEGALPMDPGLRPPVGRRRHLPIGIAAGALRASTGYGFLQVQRQCDGLVEQLRRSCALERGLFVESPTRSVTRWMDRVFLNYLRRYPERGPGLFSALFRRCPSPALVRFLGGTGGALDHLRVVASLPALPLLGEALRWRPHHAT; this is encoded by the coding sequence GTGGCCGGAACCGACTACGACATCGTGATCGCCGGCGCGGGCCTGGCCGGAATCAGCATGGCGTGGCGATTGGCGGAGCCGGAATTCGAACATCTGCGGGTGCTGATCGTTGAACCCCGGACGAGCTATTCGCGCGACCGCACCTGGTGTTTCTGGAAGGTTCACGATCAGCCTTTTCAGCATTTGATCAGGCGGGCCTGGATGGGTTGGCGAGTCGTTTCCGAAGACAGTGTCGAGTCGATTTCGGATCCCTCCGCGCCGCTTTACCAGCACCTCTCTTCCAACGCACTCTACGAGGCCTTCGTCGAGCGCCTGGAATCCTGCCGCCATATCGACTTGAAGCTCGGTGTGAAGGTCGACGCGGTGTTCGAAAGCGGCGACGGGCGGCATCTGCGGGTCGTGGCTGACGAACACGAGTGGACGGCCCGCCTGGTCCTCGATAGTCGCCCGCCAGTCGCCGGCGAGGCGGCTTTGGTGCAGCGCTTCAGAGGTTGGGAGGTCGAAACGGAAGAGCCGGTGTTCGATCCGAAGCGGCTGACGCTGATGGACTTTCGCGTCGAGCAGCAACCTGAGGTCGGGACTCATTTCGTCTATGTCTTGCCCTTCAACCCGCGACGGGCCCTGGTGGAAGACACCTGGATCGGCTCGTCCTCGGCCGCCGCGCCGGACTTCGACCGCCACTTGGCCTACTACCTGGAACATCGGCTGGGAGCGAAGAGTTGGGTCCGCGGGTGGAGCGAAGAGGGTGCCCTGCCGATGGATCCGGGGCTCAGGCCTCCGGTGGGACGTCGGCGCCATCTTCCGATCGGCATTGCGGCCGGTGCGCTGCGGGCGTCCACCGGCTATGGGTTCCTCCAGGTGCAGCGCCAGTGCGACGGATTGGTCGAACAGTTGCGACGTTCCTGCGCCCTGGAGCGCGGCCTGTTCGTCGAGTCTCCCACCAGATCCGTGACTCGCTGGATGGATCGCGTTTTCCTGAACTACTTGCGGCGCTATCCGGAAAGAGGTCCTGGTCTCTTCTCGGCGCTTTTTCGCCGCTGTCCGTCGCCGGCTCTGGTGCGATTCCTCGGCGGTACCGGAGGTGCCTTGGATCACCTCCGAGTCGTTGCGTCCCTGCCCGCGCTGCCGCTTCTCGGCGAAGCCCTGCGCTGGAGACCACACCATGCGACCTGA